A single Vibrio sp. YMD68 DNA region contains:
- a CDS encoding ATP-binding protein produces the protein MNSFALLYLDNNPISVEQLRTELSHFATRFDIHAVDSIEDAHCTLEFCKQQDQTVALVIASHHSEFNGAEFLIQLDKSAHTKSARKILLSCGQDIQAILSAVNEGRLDHCLTKPLQDNLVYKTVKKELTTFVIEQDTDNLLSYSLILDQQHLLRAHIDAKMKSYQEGFISDHHRLSDTELAEQVISALEAFFLQEDDSNACRTYSADHLLTKEGEENRFLWFITEGKVALYKKDELGQQREVVRHDKGNIVGGMSFVTGELSFSTAITLTKTKVIKLDRDIFTKVMHSNTHLLPLFTNLLLRHFNRRLQRSINTKLELQKTLESLETAHQQLIEKEKMAMLGQLVAGVAHELNNPIAAILRGTETLTSKLDQLLELGSIRTSNEITTPNKKGKAILDQALISTPTSTSEERAKSKLLESEIKHRLLAKKLVKLRLDNDQELISLAKHNPEHALELVNQYDLYHLTGSTLRSIGVCAHRIADMVKSLKGYARPDDECFHSANIYEGIEDTLVIFENKLKRHTVIKEYCELPKLYCQPIALQQVWTNLISNAIDALPMPGELKIHTSIESIEDQHWVVICFEDNGAGISPELQEQIFTLNFTTKKEGNFGLGIGLSVCQQIVNQHNGRIEVESVPNEFTRMAVWLPIHCPLHGDKE, from the coding sequence GTGAATTCATTTGCGCTCTTGTATCTTGACAACAACCCTATAAGCGTAGAACAACTGCGTACTGAGCTTAGCCACTTTGCAACACGATTCGATATCCATGCAGTAGATAGTATTGAAGACGCACACTGCACCTTAGAGTTTTGTAAGCAGCAAGACCAAACGGTCGCGCTTGTCATCGCTAGTCACCATTCTGAATTTAATGGCGCTGAATTTTTAATTCAACTGGATAAATCTGCCCATACCAAAAGCGCGAGAAAAATCCTCTTAAGTTGTGGGCAAGACATACAGGCGATTTTGTCTGCGGTTAATGAAGGTCGTTTGGATCACTGTTTAACCAAACCGCTGCAAGACAACTTAGTCTATAAAACCGTCAAAAAAGAACTCACGACTTTTGTCATCGAACAAGATACCGATAACCTCCTCTCCTATAGTCTTATTTTAGATCAACAGCACTTACTTCGCGCTCATATCGACGCGAAGATGAAAAGCTACCAAGAAGGCTTTATTTCGGACCATCACAGGTTGTCCGATACCGAGCTAGCAGAACAGGTGATCTCAGCATTAGAAGCGTTCTTTCTTCAAGAAGACGACAGTAATGCCTGTCGGACCTATTCCGCCGATCACCTATTAACCAAAGAAGGGGAAGAAAATCGATTCTTATGGTTTATCACTGAAGGGAAAGTCGCCCTGTATAAAAAAGATGAACTCGGCCAACAGCGAGAAGTGGTTCGTCACGATAAGGGGAATATTGTTGGGGGAATGTCATTTGTCACCGGTGAGTTGTCCTTTTCCACGGCAATTACCCTGACCAAAACAAAAGTGATCAAGTTGGACCGCGATATTTTCACCAAGGTGATGCATTCCAACACACATCTTTTACCACTGTTTACCAACTTATTACTGCGCCACTTTAATCGCCGATTGCAACGCAGTATCAACACAAAACTTGAACTGCAAAAAACCTTAGAATCACTCGAAACGGCACACCAGCAACTGATCGAAAAAGAGAAGATGGCGATGTTAGGTCAACTCGTTGCTGGGGTTGCCCATGAACTCAATAACCCAATTGCAGCAATTTTGCGAGGAACAGAAACACTGACGAGTAAACTTGATCAATTATTGGAACTGGGGTCAATACGTACGTCTAACGAGATAACGACGCCTAACAAAAAAGGCAAGGCAATTTTGGACCAAGCATTGATATCAACCCCCACCTCGACGTCTGAAGAACGAGCTAAATCTAAGTTGCTGGAGAGTGAGATAAAACACCGCTTACTGGCCAAAAAATTGGTTAAACTCCGTCTCGACAATGATCAGGAACTCATCTCGCTCGCCAAACATAACCCTGAGCATGCGCTTGAGCTGGTGAATCAATACGACCTTTACCATTTAACCGGCAGCACGCTTCGCTCTATCGGGGTTTGTGCGCATAGAATTGCAGATATGGTCAAAAGCCTCAAAGGGTACGCTCGACCTGATGATGAATGTTTTCATTCGGCGAACATCTATGAAGGGATAGAAGATACGCTGGTGATCTTTGAAAATAAGCTAAAACGCCATACGGTTATCAAAGAGTATTGTGAGCTTCCAAAACTTTATTGCCAGCCGATTGCTTTACAACAAGTCTGGACAAATCTCATATCCAATGCCATTGATGCTCTCCCAATGCCTGGAGAACTCAAAATTCACACATCTATAGAGTCAATCGAAGACCAACACTGGGTTGTTATCTGTTTTGAAGACAACGGGGCGGGCATTAGCCCTGAGCTACAAGAACAAATCTTTACTTTAAATTTTACCACTAAGAAAGAAGGCAACTTTGGACTAGGGATTGGATTATCTGTTTGCCAGCAGATAGTAAATCAACACAATGGCAGAATTGAGGTTGAATCCGTTCCAAATGAATTTACTCGAATGGCGGTCTGGCTTCCTATTCACTGCCCACTACACGGCGACAAGGAGTAA
- a CDS encoding response regulator — protein sequence MNKYLILCVDDERDVLDSVMQDLDCFEAHFIVEAAESVAEAKNILSECATEQTTLALILCDHIMPEQTGINFLIELNGDEQTSASKKVLLTGQAGLDDTVEAVNHSSLDYFVAKPWNGDELRKVLIAQLTAFMIENEPDLMPWASVLDTEKIFNAIAKNRISFGE from the coding sequence ATGAACAAATATCTCATTCTATGTGTTGATGATGAACGCGATGTTTTAGACAGCGTCATGCAAGATTTGGACTGTTTTGAGGCGCACTTTATTGTTGAAGCGGCAGAGTCCGTCGCGGAAGCGAAGAACATTCTGTCAGAGTGTGCAACGGAACAGACAACACTCGCGCTGATACTTTGTGATCACATCATGCCAGAACAAACCGGCATTAATTTTTTGATTGAACTGAACGGTGATGAGCAAACCAGTGCCAGTAAAAAAGTATTGCTCACTGGCCAAGCAGGGCTCGATGACACGGTGGAAGCCGTTAATCACTCTAGCCTTGATTACTTTGTTGCCAAGCCATGGAATGGAGACGAACTGAGAAAAGTTCTGATCGCTCAACTCACTGCATTTATGATAGAGAATGAACCCGATCTCATGCCATGGGCCTCGGTTTTAGATACAGAGAAAATCTTCAATGCTATCGCTAAGAATCGCATTAGCTTTGGAGAATAG
- the serC gene encoding 3-phosphoserine/phosphohydroxythreonine transaminase, whose protein sequence is MQPNTDNIFNFSAGPAALPKAVMKQAQAEFIDWNNLGTSVMEISHRSKAFIKVAEEAEQDLRDLLAIPSNYKVLFCQGGARAQFAAIPMNLLGSKTTATYIDAGYWAESAITEAKKYCQPDVFVAKTLKDDQVAVVDARDWKISEAAAYVHFCPNETIDGIEINDLPVTDKPIVADMSSTILSREIDVSKYGVIYAGAQKNIGPAGLCIVIVRDDLLDLATSVLPSVLNYKVLAEKESMFNTPPTFAWYLSGLVFKWLKQQGGVKALESVNREKAALLYHCIDDSNFYQNNVHPDNRSLMNIPFQLSKPDLDSVFLERAEQRGLVALKGHRAVGGMRASLYNAMPIEGVQALVELMKEFEAEFA, encoded by the coding sequence ATGCAGCCCAACACGGATAACATTTTTAATTTTAGTGCTGGCCCAGCGGCTTTACCGAAGGCCGTGATGAAACAGGCTCAAGCCGAGTTTATTGATTGGAACAATTTAGGCACCTCGGTGATGGAAATCAGCCATCGCAGTAAAGCATTTATCAAAGTTGCGGAAGAAGCCGAGCAAGATTTAAGAGATCTGCTAGCGATTCCTTCCAATTATAAAGTGCTGTTTTGCCAAGGTGGCGCAAGAGCTCAGTTTGCCGCTATCCCTATGAACTTGTTAGGCAGTAAAACAACAGCAACGTACATTGATGCGGGTTACTGGGCAGAGAGCGCCATAACTGAAGCCAAGAAATATTGTCAACCTGATGTCTTTGTGGCTAAAACGTTGAAAGATGACCAAGTGGCGGTTGTGGATGCTCGAGATTGGAAGATTAGCGAAGCAGCAGCGTATGTTCACTTCTGCCCTAACGAAACCATCGATGGTATAGAAATCAATGATCTACCCGTGACGGATAAACCCATCGTTGCGGATATGTCATCAACGATACTATCGCGTGAGATTGACGTTTCAAAATACGGTGTGATTTACGCAGGTGCTCAGAAGAATATTGGTCCCGCTGGTCTTTGCATTGTGATCGTTAGAGACGATTTATTAGATCTTGCAACCAGCGTATTACCGAGTGTATTGAATTACAAAGTACTGGCAGAAAAAGAGTCAATGTTTAATACACCGCCAACATTTGCTTGGTATCTGTCGGGTCTCGTTTTTAAATGGTTAAAACAGCAAGGTGGCGTTAAAGCGCTTGAGAGCGTTAACCGAGAAAAAGCGGCGTTATTGTATCACTGCATCGATGATTCTAACTTCTATCAAAATAACGTTCATCCTGATAATCGCTCGTTGATGAATATTCCTTTTCAACTGAGTAAGCCAGATTTAGATAGCGTGTTTCTAGAGCGTGCTGAGCAACGCGGTTTAGTGGCGCTAAAAGGGCACCGAGCTGTGGGTGGCATGAGAGCATCGCTGTATAACGCAATGCCGATAGAAGGTGTTCAAGCACTAGTCGAGCTGATGAAAGAGTTTGAAGCAGAATTCGCTTAA
- a CDS encoding TfoX/Sxy family DNA transformation protein, with product MDMTEQLFMDYVGDFGSFQKRSMFGGIGLFKNEAMFALLSNGRIFIRGGDQLDSRLNELGCEKYRHVKKQTTATVNYYDITQIFADKGDAIYEIVSESIKLSVDQRKFQKSSASRRLRDLPNMQLTLERMVKKAGIEDVETFMQLGASAVFSKVRTAYGTDVDVKLLWKFAGAVEGIHWKLIQEPRKRQLLESCQ from the coding sequence ATGGATATGACAGAACAATTATTTATGGATTATGTGGGCGATTTCGGTTCTTTTCAGAAACGTTCAATGTTTGGTGGCATCGGCTTATTTAAAAATGAAGCGATGTTTGCTCTACTCAGTAACGGTAGAATTTTCATTCGTGGCGGAGATCAACTCGATTCAAGGCTTAACGAACTCGGTTGTGAAAAATACCGTCATGTGAAAAAGCAAACGACAGCAACAGTAAACTACTACGATATAACTCAAATTTTCGCCGACAAAGGTGACGCTATTTACGAGATCGTAAGTGAGTCTATTAAATTGTCTGTGGATCAGCGTAAGTTCCAAAAATCGTCTGCGAGTCGACGCCTGAGAGACTTACCTAACATGCAGTTGACACTAGAACGCATGGTTAAAAAGGCAGGCATCGAGGACGTAGAAACATTCATGCAATTAGGCGCTTCGGCGGTGTTTTCTAAAGTGAGAACCGCGTACGGAACCGATGTTGACGTTAAATTGTTATGGAAATTTGCAGGTGCAGTTGAAGGTATTCATTGGAAATTAATTCAAGAGCCTCGTAAACGTCAATTGTTGGAAAGCTGCCAGTAG
- the panP gene encoding pyridoxal-dependent aspartate 1-decarboxylase PanP: protein MGSEQKTVDVNFDSLLRIFTVPEGPDSTLTKIEEGLSRNLNQFLREHIVAEEKPLRDIEKDFSNPAIPEQPEFVSDHTQHLLDTLVAQSVHTSAPSFIGHMTSALPYFLMPLSKIMIALNQNLVKIETSKAFTPLERQVLGMLHRLIYNQDDTFYSRWMHSAGHSLGAFCSGGTIANITALWVARNNALKAQGDFEGVEKEGLFNAMKHYGYEGLAILVSDRGHYSLKKAADTLGVGRQSIVSVKTDENNRLCTRDLKDKFAQLKQQNIKPFAVVGVAGTTETGNVDPLKAIAEICQQEQCHFHVDAAWGGATLMSNNYRQLLDGIELADSVTIDAHKQLYIPMGAGMVLFKNPDAMRSIEHHAQYILRKGSKDLGTHTLEGSRSGMAMLVYASMHIISRPGYELLIDQSIEKAQYFADLIDAQPDFQLISKPELCLLTYRYVPEFVKQALEIANQEPTNHEQAEQLNSLLNELTKFIQKRQRETGKSFVSRTQLNPKELNHLDTIVFRVVLANPLTTYDILNAILFEQREIANKAPFLMNEIKLLTEQICQTT from the coding sequence ATGGGATCAGAACAGAAAACTGTTGATGTAAACTTTGATAGTTTACTTCGTATTTTTACTGTGCCAGAAGGGCCAGATTCAACGCTAACAAAAATCGAAGAGGGCCTTTCTAGGAACCTCAACCAATTTTTGCGAGAGCATATCGTTGCCGAAGAGAAACCTTTAAGAGACATTGAAAAGGACTTTTCTAATCCTGCCATTCCTGAACAACCGGAATTCGTTTCCGATCATACCCAACACTTGCTCGATACGTTAGTGGCGCAATCGGTTCATACTTCTGCACCCAGCTTCATCGGACACATGACATCAGCGCTTCCCTACTTTCTGATGCCTCTGTCGAAAATCATGATCGCGCTTAATCAAAATCTGGTTAAAATTGAAACCTCTAAAGCATTTACCCCTCTTGAGCGTCAAGTGTTGGGCATGCTGCATCGCCTCATATACAACCAAGATGACACTTTTTACTCTCGTTGGATGCACAGTGCAGGTCACTCTCTTGGGGCATTTTGCTCAGGTGGGACTATAGCCAATATTACTGCACTTTGGGTGGCTCGAAATAATGCCTTAAAAGCGCAAGGTGACTTTGAAGGGGTCGAAAAAGAGGGCTTGTTTAACGCAATGAAACACTATGGCTACGAAGGGCTCGCAATCCTAGTTTCTGACCGTGGTCATTACTCTCTTAAAAAAGCAGCCGACACACTGGGTGTGGGCCGCCAAAGTATCGTTTCAGTAAAAACAGACGAAAATAATCGCTTGTGCACCCGCGATTTAAAAGACAAATTTGCTCAACTTAAACAACAGAATATTAAGCCTTTCGCGGTCGTCGGTGTCGCAGGCACGACAGAAACAGGCAATGTCGATCCTCTCAAAGCGATTGCCGAAATTTGTCAGCAAGAGCAGTGCCATTTTCACGTTGATGCGGCATGGGGTGGCGCAACGTTAATGTCGAACAATTACCGCCAATTGCTCGACGGTATTGAACTCGCCGACTCAGTGACCATTGATGCTCACAAGCAACTGTATATTCCAATGGGCGCAGGTATGGTTCTGTTTAAAAATCCAGATGCAATGCGCTCGATTGAACATCACGCGCAGTATATTCTACGAAAAGGCTCGAAAGATTTAGGGACACATACACTGGAGGGATCTCGCTCTGGTATGGCTATGCTGGTTTATGCCAGTATGCACATCATCAGCAGACCAGGGTACGAACTGCTTATCGACCAAAGCATCGAAAAAGCCCAGTATTTTGCCGACCTTATTGATGCTCAGCCTGATTTTCAACTTATTTCAAAACCAGAGCTGTGTCTTCTTACCTATCGCTACGTACCTGAGTTCGTAAAACAGGCATTAGAAATTGCAAACCAAGAACCGACTAATCATGAACAGGCAGAGCAGCTTAATTCACTGCTGAATGAGTTAACCAAGTTCATTCAGAAAAGGCAGCGGGAAACCGGTAAGTCGTTCGTATCTCGAACTCAGTTAAACCCAAAAGAGCTCAATCACCTAGACACTATTGTTTTTCGTGTTGTGCTCGCTAATCCATTAACAACGTATGACATTTTGAACGCTATTCTCTTCGAGCAAAGAGAAATCGCGAACAAAGCGCCTTTTTTAATGAATGAAATCAAACTATTGACCGAGCAAATATGTCAAACTACCTAG
- a CDS encoding DUF945 family protein: protein MKQLKKIGAISGAVLLVLCWPLAVGQIGQRVITDGVAHLGNDLVSAEIIEYDRGYLNSTVQTRYVLNDADMIAQFEADGLPTEFVVNSAVKHGLLSLDAHSSLTGSEFPLTVDTVTQLNGNTDYTVNLANWYYRTQGADELAISVSPSTITGNITVLGQVAYQLDMPSIELDFSTGEKLILTDVVGQGEGKNESGFWLGNQSMSIEKFTISDTTAMQTSFEIEKGQYQFTSAFNNEQSRLTSNHKVAMGSLFTPDGSVDDFSLDFSMGDIDSVAFERLMSLYQSNPIMTEEEIAEAIPYVDSLFSQGFYLAMNKMSLKVGEGEFESMWKLSVPQGTDQVSQDPTKILPALTGDISTYFSNQLVMDFPFIKQGIDEAVVMEIIEQTEQGYQIKAELKDANVVFESGQEIPLMSLLLPMLMQ from the coding sequence ATGAAACAATTAAAAAAAATCGGCGCGATTAGTGGTGCTGTACTCCTTGTATTGTGCTGGCCACTTGCTGTTGGTCAAATAGGCCAAAGGGTTATTACTGATGGGGTTGCACATTTAGGTAACGATTTGGTTAGCGCAGAAATCATCGAGTATGATCGTGGTTATTTAAATTCAACCGTTCAAACTCGATATGTGCTGAATGATGCTGATATGATTGCTCAGTTTGAAGCCGATGGTCTGCCGACAGAGTTTGTGGTCAACAGTGCGGTCAAGCATGGCTTACTAAGTTTGGATGCGCATTCGTCACTAACGGGAAGTGAATTTCCGTTGACGGTGGATACCGTTACTCAGTTAAACGGGAATACCGATTATACGGTGAATTTGGCAAACTGGTATTATCGAACTCAAGGTGCAGATGAATTGGCCATCTCGGTATCTCCTTCTACCATCACTGGCAATATTACCGTGTTGGGGCAGGTTGCTTACCAACTCGATATGCCTTCAATCGAACTGGATTTTTCAACCGGTGAAAAGTTGATATTGACGGATGTCGTGGGGCAAGGCGAGGGCAAAAATGAAAGTGGATTTTGGTTAGGCAATCAATCGATGTCGATTGAGAAGTTTACGATTTCTGATACCACTGCGATGCAGACATCATTTGAAATAGAGAAAGGCCAGTATCAATTTACCTCTGCGTTTAATAATGAACAAAGTCGATTGACCAGCAACCACAAAGTTGCGATGGGGAGCCTATTTACGCCCGATGGCTCGGTAGATGATTTTAGCCTCGATTTTTCGATGGGTGACATTGATAGCGTTGCTTTTGAAAGATTAATGTCTCTGTATCAAAGTAATCCAATCATGACAGAAGAAGAGATAGCAGAGGCGATTCCCTATGTCGATTCTCTTTTCTCCCAAGGCTTTTATCTAGCAATGAATAAGATGTCATTGAAAGTGGGCGAAGGTGAATTTGAGTCGATGTGGAAGCTCTCTGTGCCACAGGGAACCGACCAGGTTTCACAAGATCCAACCAAAATATTACCCGCTCTAACGGGGGATATCAGCACCTATTTTTCCAATCAACTGGTTATGGATTTCCCATTTATTAAGCAGGGCATTGATGAAGCGGTTGTGATGGAAATTATTGAACAAACCGAACAGGGTTACCAGATTAAAGCAGAACTAAAAGATGCCAATGTAGTATTTGAAAGTGGGCAGGAAATTCCTTTAATGTCGCTATTGCTGCCAATGTTGATGCAATAA
- a CDS encoding MurR/RpiR family transcriptional regulator, whose protein sequence is MNTLEKIQKNLENFSKSERKVAEVIMASPQIAIHSSIATLAKMADVSEPTVNRFCRRLDTKGFPDFKLHLAQSLANGTPYVNRNVEEDDGPDAYTHKIFESTMACLDVAKNSLDAMQINRAVDLLTQAKRISFFGLGASSAVAKDAQNKFIRFNIPITCFEDIVMQRMSCINSSDNDVIVLISHTGRTKSQVEIAHLARENGATVISITAKDSPLDKASSLSITLDVPEDTDVYMPMASRVVQMTVIDVLATGFTLRRGTGFRENLKRVKDALKDSRFDKMNQY, encoded by the coding sequence ATGAACACATTAGAAAAAATTCAAAAGAACCTAGAAAATTTTAGCAAATCTGAGCGTAAAGTGGCCGAAGTGATTATGGCTTCCCCACAAATAGCGATCCACTCTAGTATTGCTACGCTTGCAAAAATGGCGGACGTAAGTGAGCCAACAGTTAACCGCTTCTGTCGTCGACTAGACACGAAAGGTTTTCCTGACTTTAAGCTGCATTTAGCTCAAAGCCTCGCTAACGGTACACCTTACGTCAATCGTAACGTCGAAGAAGATGATGGCCCAGATGCTTATACCCATAAGATTTTCGAGTCTACGATGGCTTGCCTTGACGTTGCAAAGAATAGCCTTGATGCGATGCAAATTAATCGCGCGGTTGACCTTTTAACTCAAGCTAAACGTATCTCTTTCTTTGGTTTAGGCGCTTCTTCAGCCGTTGCAAAAGACGCGCAAAACAAGTTCATTCGTTTTAATATCCCGATTACGTGTTTTGAAGATATCGTTATGCAACGTATGAGTTGCATCAATAGCTCGGACAATGACGTGATTGTCCTGATTTCACATACTGGGCGTACTAAAAGTCAGGTTGAGATTGCTCACTTGGCGCGTGAGAACGGTGCTACCGTCATCTCAATTACGGCGAAAGACTCCCCTCTTGATAAAGCTAGCTCTCTATCAATTACATTGGATGTACCTGAAGACACTGATGTGTACATGCCAATGGCAAGCCGAGTGGTACAAATGACGGTGATTGATGTGCTCGCAACCGGATTCACGCTACGTCGTGGGACAGGATTTAGAGAAAACCTCAAGCGCGTAAAAGACGCGTTAAAAGATTCTCGATTTGATAAGATGAATCAGTATTAA
- a CDS encoding lysine exporter LysO family protein, which translates to MFSGMIFIFAPLVVGYLISISKEKTLHLLNKMTSYLIYVILFLMGLSLAALDNLGENLQLIIKFTATFFLCIGLCNLATLPVIDRLFPINASNTSSNLPLALMALESAKLILVVGGGLFIGLLGVMSLHWVDTASEWILFLLLFFIGIQLRNSGLTLRQILINKQGMLIALIIVISSLIGGLLSAYILDIDVYKGLAMASGFGWYSLAGILMGDAFGPVYGGASFMLELLRELVALIMIPVLIRVKPCTAIGYAGATAMDFTLPVIQATGGVKCVPIAIVSGFILSLLVPILMLFFVSLAA; encoded by the coding sequence ATGTTCTCAGGGATGATCTTTATCTTTGCCCCACTGGTGGTGGGGTATCTAATTTCGATATCGAAAGAAAAAACCTTACACCTATTAAACAAAATGACCTCGTATCTTATCTACGTCATTTTATTCTTAATGGGGCTGAGCTTGGCTGCTCTTGATAACCTAGGCGAAAACCTACAGCTCATCATCAAGTTCACCGCGACGTTTTTTCTCTGCATTGGTTTGTGTAACCTAGCCACATTGCCAGTTATCGATCGGCTATTTCCAATTAATGCCAGCAACACTTCTTCAAATTTACCGCTGGCTCTTATGGCTCTCGAATCAGCCAAGTTGATCCTTGTGGTTGGTGGTGGACTATTTATAGGTTTATTGGGTGTAATGAGTCTTCATTGGGTTGATACCGCAAGTGAATGGATACTATTTTTATTACTCTTTTTCATTGGAATTCAGCTTAGAAACAGCGGTTTAACCCTTAGACAAATCCTAATCAATAAACAGGGGATGCTCATCGCACTCATTATTGTGATCAGCTCGCTCATTGGCGGTTTGTTATCAGCGTATATTTTGGATATCGATGTTTACAAAGGATTAGCCATGGCTTCAGGATTTGGTTGGTACTCTTTGGCCGGCATTCTCATGGGCGACGCATTCGGCCCAGTCTACGGTGGTGCATCGTTTATGCTAGAACTATTAAGAGAACTAGTCGCATTGATCATGATCCCTGTATTGATCAGAGTAAAACCTTGTACCGCCATCGGCTATGCGGGTGCAACGGCGATGGATTTTACGTTACCTGTCATTCAAGCCACGGGTGGTGTAAAGTGTGTGCCTATCGCCATCGTCAGCGGATTTATTCTTAGCTTACTGGTTCCAATACTCATGCTGTTCTTTGTGTCATTAGCTGCGTAA
- a CDS encoding HDOD domain-containing protein, whose protein sequence is MNHLSFYWLPDNKEALVKSIESEFSELIAHSVSTGKITLPPIPEVVLRIQSLCTQETTEIIDIADCLLEDPGLAAVVIRVANSVIFNRRNITCTDLFTAVSRLGILRVRDIVTAQAIEQLKHTVSLSKRCNKILVKSAATSRELAATMVMVAKAFKEAQPKVYNYVEVEKALLSGLLADIGLFCMVNEYHQYLENGNYLDIDIALRIFDSQCAASSQLVLSSWGFDHDFISVSSNQNHTPNVESPLSYLDIARIAHHTLLFRRKDDELDEHFVEIDTTGADVLYKLTNLSDFDFNNQISEVIVASGL, encoded by the coding sequence ATGAATCATTTATCTTTTTATTGGCTTCCTGACAATAAGGAGGCTCTCGTTAAAAGTATAGAGAGCGAATTTTCCGAACTTATTGCTCATTCAGTGAGCACTGGCAAAATAACCTTACCCCCTATTCCAGAAGTCGTTTTACGCATTCAGTCCCTTTGTACTCAAGAAACAACTGAGATTATTGATATTGCAGACTGTCTTCTCGAAGACCCAGGGCTTGCTGCTGTAGTAATTCGTGTTGCAAATTCAGTTATTTTTAACCGACGAAACATTACCTGTACCGATCTTTTTACTGCGGTATCTCGTTTAGGTATCTTGCGTGTGCGAGACATTGTCACAGCGCAAGCGATTGAGCAATTAAAGCATACCGTCAGCTTAAGTAAGCGATGCAATAAAATTCTAGTGAAGAGCGCAGCAACTTCACGGGAACTCGCGGCGACCATGGTTATGGTTGCTAAAGCGTTTAAAGAAGCTCAACCCAAAGTTTATAATTACGTTGAAGTAGAAAAAGCGCTGTTATCCGGGTTACTTGCTGACATAGGCCTGTTTTGTATGGTTAATGAGTACCATCAGTACCTAGAGAATGGCAACTACCTTGATATAGATATCGCACTACGAATCTTTGATTCACAATGTGCGGCTTCAAGTCAACTGGTGCTATCAAGCTGGGGATTTGACCACGACTTTATCAGTGTTTCTAGCAACCAAAATCACACCCCTAATGTAGAAAGTCCATTGAGCTATCTAGACATCGCCCGAATTGCTCACCATACTCTCCTGTTCCGTAGAAAAGATGACGAACTGGATGAGCATTTTGTTGAAATTGATACAACAGGCGCCGATGTATTGTACAAATTAACCAACCTAAGCGATTTTGACTTTAATAATCAGATAAGCGAAGTCATTGTAGCAAGTGGTCTGTAG